In Aminiphilus circumscriptus DSM 16581, the sequence CTCGACCTGGAGGGCATCGACGGCATTCTCCGGGGGCGAAGCGTGCTCGTCACCGGAGCGGGAGGGTCCATCGGCAGCGAGATCTGCCGGCAGGTGCTGGCCCACGGTCCGCGGGAGCTGGTGCTCCTCGGGCATGGGGAACATTCCATCTACACGCTTCTGGAGGAGCTGGGAAAGCTCAGTCCGGCCCCTCCGTTGCGGGCGGTCATCGGTGACGTGGCGGATGCCCGGACCATGGAAGGCCTTTTTCGCGAGACTCGTCCGGGCGTGGTGTTCCATGCCGCCGCACACAAACATGTTCCTCTCATGGAGTTCAATGCCCGGGAGGCGCTTCGGGTGAACGCCCTCGGCACATGGACCGTGGCGCGCCTCGCCGGGGAATACGGCGCGGAGCGCCTGGTGCTCATCTCCACGGACAAGGCGGTGAACCCCACGAGTGTCATGGGGGCCACCAAGCGGCTGGCGGAGATGCTGCTCCAGGAGGCCCAGAGCGCCTATCCCGGAACGGCCTATCTGGCGGTACGTTTCGGAAACGTCCTCGGCAGCCGGGGGAGCGTGGTTCCCAAGTTCGAGAGGCAGATCAGGGATGGCGGTCCCCTGACGGTGACCCACCCGGAGATGCGGCGCTACTTCATGCTCATTCCCGAGGCGGTGAGCCTTGTGCTCCAGGCCGCGTCCATCGGCGAGGGAGGCGAACTCTTCGTGCTCGACATGGGCGAACCCGTGCGCATCGCCGCCCTGGCGGAAATGCTCATCCGCCTTCACGGCTACAGACCCAACGGGGATATCCCCATTGTCTACACCGGACTTCGTCCCGGGGAAAAACTTTTCGAGGAACTCTTCTACGATCCGGATCATGTCCTGCGGACCACGCACGAAAAAATCTTCGCCGCCCGCCTCGAAGCGAGGTCCGGCGAACGCCTGGCCGAGGCGCTCGCCAGTGCCCTTGCCGGAGGGGACGAGGAGGCGAGGGCACTGCTCCGGGCGTGGGTGCCCACCTATGCTCCCGGAGGAGGAATGCCCGCGGAGGAGTGTTCGGCGTGAGACGGGCTCCCGCGGCGGAGTCGAGGACAAAACGCTGTTTTGACGTGGCCGTCTCCGGGGCGGCGCTGATCCTGCTTTCTCCGCTCTTCGCACTGTTGGCTCTTTTGGTTCGCCTTCGTCTCGGTTCGCCGGTTTTCTTTCGGCAGATGCGCCCGGGGCTTTTGGGAAAACCCTTTTCGATGGTGAAATTCCGTACCATGACCGACGCAAGAGATGCGGAGGGGCGGCTTCTTCCCGATGAAGAGCGCTTGACTCCTTTCGGGCGTTTTCTCCGGAGTACGAGTCTGGACGAGCTTCCCGAGCTGTGGAACGTCCTGCGGGGGGACATGAGCCTCGTGGGGCCGCGCCCCCTTCTGTTGGCCTATCTGGACCGCTATTCTCCGGAGCAGGCCCGCAGGCACGAGGTGCGTCCTGGTATCACTGGTCTCGCTCAGGTGAACGGCCGCAACGCCCTCACCTGGGAGGAGAAGTTCCGCCTCGACGTGGTTTACGTGGACACCTGGACCTTTGGCCTCGACCTGCGGATTCTGGCGAAGACCGTCGTTGCCGTGCTTCGCCGGGAGGGGATCGCCGCGCCGGGGCAGAGCACAGTGGAGGAGTTCCGAGGAAACGGCGAGGAGCGGAGGTAAAAGGATGAAGCGTTTCGTGATTGGTGGTGGAGGACACGGCAAGGTGGTGGTGAGCCTCCTCCATGCGTGCGGTCTCGCCGTGGACGCCGTGCTCGACGATGCACCTTCCCGGTGGGGGGAGACGCTTCTCGGCATTCCCGTGGCGGGGCCGACGGAGCTGTTCCTTGGGCGTGACGAACCGCGGGCGATTTTGGCGATAGGAGGAAATGTTCGCCGTCTTTCCCTGGCGCGCCGCTTTTCCCGGGTGCACTGGGAGACGGTGGTCCACCCCCGGGCGTGGGTGCACGAATCAGTCCGGATCGGCCCCGGCACGGTGGTCTTCGCCGGAGCGATCCTTCAGCCGGGGTCGGAGATCGGAGCGCACTGCATCGTCAATACAGGAGCCGTTGCGGACCATGACTGCCGCATCGGTGACGGTGTACACCTTGCGCCGGGAACGTGCCTCGCCGGAGGCGTGACTCTGGGAAAGGGCGTCTTTTTCGGCGTGCGGAGCGCGGCGATTCCAGGTGTCTCCGTCGGGGACTGGACAATCGTGGGGGCAGGGGGTGTGGTGGTGCGGGATCTTCCGGAGCGCGTCGTCGCCGTAGGGGTGCCCGCCCGTCCTCTACGTCCCCTTCGGAAGGACGAGCTTCCAGAAGAGGAGTGATTTTTCGGGAGGCGAGCACTCCCGGAAAGAGCGAATCCTGGAAGAAGCGCCTCTCGGCACAAAGCGCTTCTTGTGTGTGCCGCGTTTTCGCGGCACACAGGGAGGAACGCAGAGCCTCGCGGGTTCGTGAAGCGGAAAACGACGCGAAGACGCGCCGCGGAAAAAGGCAGGAGGATATCATGAACGAGTGTCCCGGAGCACAGCAGATCCAGTCCCGCATCTATCTCTCGCCGCCGCACATGAGCGGGTGCGAGATGGACTATGTCAAGGAGGCCTTCGACAGCAACTGGATCGCGCCACTGGGGCCCCACGTGGATGCCTTCGAAAGGGAACTCGCCTCTCGGGTGGGTGTTCCGGCGGCGCTTGCCCTCAGCTCGGGTACGGCGGCGCTCCACCTCGCCATGAAACTGCTCGGAATCCGGCGGGGCGACCGGGTCTTCTGCTCCTCCCTCACCTTTTCCGCCAGCGTAAACCCCGTGCTCTACGAGGGAGGCGTTCCGGTCTTTCTCGACGCGGAGCCGGAGTCGTGGAACATGTCCCCGTCTGCGCTCGAGCGGGCGCTCGCCGACGCCGACCGGAAAGGAACCCTTCCCAAGGCGGTGATCGTGGTGCATCTCTATGGACAGAGCGCGGACATGGATCCCCTGCGGGAACTCTGCGGCAGGTACGGCGTTCCCCTCGTGGAGGACGCGGCGGAATCCCTGGGCGCCACCTACAAGGGGAAGGAGAGCGGCACCTTCGGCGTCTACGGAATCTATTCCTTCAACGGCAACAAGATTATCACCACCGGCGGCGGCGGCATGCTCGTGGCGCACGATTCCGAGGCGATCCGGAAGGCCCGTTTTTGGGCGACCCAGGCCCGCGATCCGGCGCCGCACTACCAGCACTCGGAGATCGGCTACAACTACCGCATGAGCAATCTCCTCGCTGCTGTCGGGCGAGGGCAGCTCACCGTGCTGGACGACCGCATCCGGGCTCGACGGACCATCTTCGAGCGCTACGTTGCGGCGTTGGGCGATCTTCCTGGCGTGGCTTTCATGCCCGAACCGGCCTGGAGTCGTTCCAACCGATGGCTCTCCGTGCTCACCCTCGATCCGAACGCGACGGCGCACACTCCCGGGGAACTCCTCGCCGCCCTGGAAGCGGAGAACATCGAGGCCCGTCCCGTCTGGAAACCCATGCATCTGCAACCCCTCTTCTCTGGCACTCTGTTCTATCCGCATGGCGGTGTCGCGCCCGAAGCCGCTTCCCGGGGCGAACCGGACCTCCGGGGAAGCAGCGTGTCGGACCGCCTCTTCGCCACGGGGCTTTGTCTTCCCTCGGGATCGGCGCTTTCCGGGGAAGAGCAGGACCGGGTGATCCGATGCGTGCGGCGCTGCCTCGAAGCGAGAGTGTGAGGACCGTGTCGTTCCGGGAATTCGTCCAATTCTCCTTTTCCATGGTCTCGTTTCGGGGGGCGCAGCGACGAGAAAGGGGATGGCGCAGCGTGGACGCCCTGACAGGGCGGCGTTGTGCCCCGCCCGAGGAGGCGTTTCTTCCGTGAACTCCGACGCTGCGCCGAAGCTTCTCTTCGTCGCCACCGTTTCGGTGACGCTGCGGAGTTTCCTCCTCCCCTACGCACGGTATTTCCGCTCTCTGGGCTGGCGGGTGGACGGCGCCGCCGACGGCGTCTCCGGATGTCCTTCCTGCGCCGCCGCGTTCGACGCGGTGCACGAGGTGCCCTTCTCCCGAAATCCCCTGGCCGTGCCATCCCTCGTGACGGCCGCAAGGCGCCTTCGCCTTCTCGCGGAGGCGGAAAAATATGATCTTGTGCATGTCCATACTCCCGTGGCGGCCTTCGTCACCCGCCTGGCTCTGCGGCGGCTGCGGTCCCGGGGACTCCGGATGGTCTACACGGCCCACGGGTTCCACTTTTTCGAGGGGGGGCCGCCCCTGCGGAACGCGCTGTTTCTGGCGCTGGAAAAACTCGCCGGAAACTGGACTGACCGGCTCTTAGTGATCAACGGCGAGGATGAGGCGGCGGCGCGGCGCCACCATCTTGTGCCGCCGGAACGGCTTCGCCTGTTTCCCGGAGTGGGCGTGGACACCGCCGCCTTCTCCCGGGAAGGTGTGGATCCCAGGTGCGTCGCCGCCCTACGCAAGGAATTGCAGCTCCCCGAGGAGGCGCCGTTCTTCCTGATGGTGGCGGAGTTCAATCCGGGCAAGCGCCATCGCGATCTGTTGCGGGCCTTCGCAGGACTACCGCCTCTTGCGCCTGCTCCGTACCTGGTCTGCGCCGGAGAAGGGCCGCTTCTGGAGGCGACGAAGCGGCTGGCGGTGGCGCTCGGCGTGGCGGAACGCGTGCGCTTTCCCGGCTACCGCCGGGATGTGAAGGTCTTGCTCAAGGGCGCCGCCGCCCTCGTCCTTCCCTCCGAGCGGGAGGGGCTTCCGGTGAGCGTCCTCGAAGCGCTTGCCATGAAGACCCCCGTGATCGGGGCGGATGCCCGGGGAATCCGGGATTTGCTCCAGGACGACTGCGGTCTTCTCGTTCCCGTGGGGGACACGGTCGCGTTGCGCACGGCCCTCTGCCAGATTCTCGCCCACCCGCAGGAAGCCAGGGCCCGGGCGGAGCGGGGGCGTCGCCGGGCTCTCGAAATGGACACGTCACGTCTGCTCGCCCTTACCGAGGCGCTCTACCGGGAGCTTTTGGGAACGGCATGAACGCCTGAAAAAAAGAAAAAACGGAAAACGCTTCCGGGATTGGCTCTTCGAACCGGATCGCTCGTCGGATCACTCCTTGTTCCTTCTGGGAGGACAAGGAGATGTGCGGAAAAAAGGAGTCGTGTTTGTTCATGACCTATCGCATCGGCGTTGTCGGATTGGGATATGTGGGCATTCCTCTTGCCGTGGCCTTCGCGAAAAAGTTTCCCGTCGTGGGTTACGACATCGACGAGGAACGCATCGAAGGGCTCCGGAACGGGTTCGACCGCACCGGAGAAGTCTCGCCGGAGGAGCTTCGGGCGTCGTCGCTCCGGGTCACCTCCCAACCGGAGGGCCTTCGGGGGTGCAACGTTCTGATCGTCACCGTGCCCACTCCCGTGGACCGGTGGAACCGGCCCGATCTCGGTCCCGTGATCCGGGCTACCGAGGCGGTGGGTTCCGTGCTTTCTCCCAGGAGCATCGTGGTCTACGAATCCACGGTCTATCCCGGGGTCACGGAGGAGATCTGCCGCCCCTTGCTCGCCCGGGTGTCGGGACTTGTGCCGGGCGAGGATTTCACCGTGGGCTATTCGCCGGAGCGTATCAACCCCGGGGACAGAAACCATCGGGTGCATACTATCGTGAAGGTCGTCAGCGGCGAGGACCCAAAGACCCTCGAGGCCGTTGCGGAGGTGTACGGGGCCATCGTCGAGGCGGGCGTGCATGCCTGCCCGAGCATCCGCGTCGCCGAAGCGGCCAAGGTGATCGAGAACACCCAGCGGGATCTGAACATCGCCCTCATGAACGAACTGGCCCTTCTCTTCGACCGGATGGACATTCGCACCGAGGATGTGCTCCGCGCCGCGGGAACGAAGTGGAACTTTCTTCCCTTCCGACCTGGGCTCGTTGGAGGACACTGCATCGGCGTGGATCCCTACTATCTCACCTTCAAGGCGGAGGAAGTGGGGTACATTCCCCAGGTCATCCTCGCCGGACGGCGCATCAACGACGACATGGGGCGCTTCGTGGCGCGGAAAACGGTGAAACTTCTCTCCCGGGCCGGATATTCTCCCCGCGAGGTCCGGGTGGGCATTTTCGGCCTCACCTTCAAGGAGAACGTGCCGGATCTGCGCAACAGCCGTGTGCCGGACATTGTGGAGGAACTCCGTTCCTTCGGAATCGCGTCGCTCGTGGCGGATCCCCTTGTCACGAGCGCCGAGGCGGAGCGGGAGTACGGTTTGACCCTCACGCCTCTTGAGGAGATGCGCGACCTCGACGCGGTGATCCTCGCCGTGGCGCACGACGACTACCGGGAGCGGGGAAGCACCTTTTTCGAGGAGATCCTGCGGGAGCGCAAGGGGATTTTCGTGGACGTGAAATCCCTCTTTGAACCGGAACATTTCGGCAAGGACGTGCTCTACTGGAGCTTGTAGAGCGCCTCGCGCTGGAGGTGGTGCACATCGTGCCGTCAAGGCCCATGATGCAGTCCGTGGCGGTGCGGTTTTTGCGCTGCGGCGGACTTTCGCGCATCGATGGGCGTCGGCGTCGCCGAAAGCGGCGCCCATGATGGCGTCATCGTTCGTGATCGGTGTTGCGGCGGTGTCCGCGCCGCAGCATGGCGTTGCGGCATGTCGTGTGCTTTTTGTGTCTGTGGTGTGTCCGTAACGTGGAGGAGGCGCCGAGATCTTCCGAGACGCCTCCCTGAGAGGAGCGATTTTGATGACCGAAGAAAAATTCCACGAACGCGCCGGCGGAAGTCCCCTTCCCTACGGCCTTCCCCGGTCCGTTCTGGACGATCTGCTCGCCTCACCGCGGTACTGGCTCGTCACCGGTGCCGCCGGGTTCATCGGCTCCAACCTCGTGGAGGCTCTGCTGCGCCTTTCTCAGCGCGTGGTGGGGCTCGACAACTTCCTCACGGGGCGCCGCAGAAACCTGGAGGAGGTTCTGGCCTCCTGCGGCGACGAGGCGGCGAAGCGCTTTCGCTTCGTCGAGGGAGATATCCGCAACGCCGCAGCCTGTCGCGAGGCCTGCGAGGGTGTGGACGTGGTGCTTCATCACGCCGCGCTCGGGAGCGTCCCCCGCTCTCTCGAGGATCCTCTGACCAGCCATGAGGTGAACGTGGACGGCTTCGTCCACATGCTCCTCGCCGCCCGGGACGCGAAAGTTTCCCGCTTCGTCTACGCCTCGTCGAGTTCGGTCTACGGAGACCACCCCACCCTGCCCAAGGTGGAAGAGGCAATCGGCAAACCGCTTTCCCCCTACGCACTCACCAAGCGCATCAACGAGGACTATGCGGCGGTGTTTTCCTCCGTCTTCGGCCTTTCCTGCCTTGGCTTCCGCTATTTCAACGTCTTCGGTCCCCGTCAGGATCCGGAGGGTCCCTACGCGGCGGTCATTCCCCGGTGGTTCGCGGCCCTCGCCGAGGGAAAACCTGTCTCCATCTACGGCGACGGCGAGACCAGCCGCGACTTCTGTCACGTGGACAATGTCGTGCAGGCAAATCTGCTCGCCGGAACAAGCAGTGTGCAGGGAGTTTTCAACGTCGCTGTTGGAGAGCGCGTCACCCTCAACGAACTCTACGAAATCGTCCGGGATCTGGTCGAGCCTGTCCGTCCCGATGCGGCGCTTCTCCGCCCCCTCTACGAGCCCTTCCGCCCCGGGGATGTGCGCCATTCTCTCGCGGACGTGACGAAGGCCAAAACCCTTTTGGGATACACTCCTGTTCTGACCGTTCGGGAAGGGTTGCGTGCCTGCGCCGCGTGGTATCTCCGACGGGGTGTCTGACTTTCTGACGCGGAAGGAGCTTCAAGAGCGTCTTCTGCGATGGGGAAGAGCGATTTTTGTGCTTGACATAAAGCGTATCGAGTCATATTCTTACTCGTAACAGCGCAATCCTTTGGGTGCGTTTCTTGGTAGGGGAGTTGTTCTCGTGCTCGATTCCCTCATCACCTCAAAAACCCGTATCAAGCTTCTGTGCAAGTTCTTCCTGAACCCCGAGGCCCGCAGCTACCTTCGGGAGCTTTCCGACGAGTTCGGCGAGTCCACCAACGCCGTGCGGGTGGAACTCAACCGTCTCGAAAAGGCGGGACTTCTCGCCTCCGAGACGGAGGGGCGGACAAAGGTCTTTTCCGCCAACACGCAGCACACCCTCTTTCCCGAAATCCACAATCTCGTCCGCAAAACCCTCGGCATCGACCAGCTCGTGGAACGTGTCCTCTCGCGCATCGGCAATCTGCACATGGCCTTCATCACCGGCGACTACGCCCGCGGCGTTGACTCGGGCATTCTCGACCTTGTGCTTGTGGGGGATATCGACTGGAACTACCTGCAGCGTCTCGTGAGCACCGCCGAGGAGATCCTCAAGCGGAAGATCCGCATTCTTGTCCTCAGAGCGGATGAAGTGGAGCACATGAAAGACTCGCTTTGCCTTGACAAGGCCCTGGTGGTCTGGACCGCCAACGGAGCGGAAAGCTGATTTCATGGGTGTCCGTGCGGAATTGAGAGTCCTCCATGCCAACTGCATCGGCAACCCTTCCTCCGGCGTTCTCTATCAGTTGAGAGCGGAACAGCGGTCTGCCGAAGAACTTGGTCTTCCCTGGTCTGTTTCTCTGTGGACGAACACAAAAACGTCGGAGCCTTTTGCGCATTTCTTTCCTCGGCCTTTCTCGGGAGACATGGCGAGACGATTTTTTTTCTCCAGAGAAATGCGACGTCGCAGAAAAGAATACGACGTTCTTCTCGTTCGTTATGTGACGGCGGATCCGTTTTTTGCCTTTTTTCTTGACGGGACGCGTCCATGTCTGACGGTTCATCACACGAAAGAAATCGATGAAATAGCGGCAGGTGCTCGCTCCTTCAAGTGTTGCGCTGCTCTTGCGATGGAACGCTTTTGGGGTTCGAAAACGCTCGGACGGGTCGATGGCATCATCGGCGTTACTGAAGAAATTCTGAAGTATGAGCGAAGCAGGGCTGGTTGTCCCGTGCCGGGATTTGTTCTGCCCAACGGAATCTCTCTTGCCGACGTGCCCCTTGCCTCAGACAAACGAGGTAGGGGCCCCATCCGGATCGCTTTCGTCGCATCTTCCTTTGCGCCCTGGCACGGCTTGGACAAAGTTCTCGCGGTCTTGCAAGATTTTTCCGAACCGGTGATGCTGCACCTTGTGGGCGCGGTTTCGGAGCGGGAACAAAACCTCATTGCCCGGCATCCCCGGTTGCGCTCTCAAGTGCTTCTTCACGGCCTTCTGGATCGAAACGCCCTGGCCGCCGTTCTTGAGGAATGCGACTGCACCCTCTCTTCGTTCGCCTTGGAGAGAAACAACATGTGTGAAGCGACGACGCTGAAGGTGAGGGAATCTCTTGCGGCGGGAATTCCCGTGCTCTCGGGTCATCGGGATTCTGCGTTTCCCGAAGAGTTCCCCTTTTACAGGAATATTGAGATCCGGGATCTTCCGGAAGCCCTCGAGACCGTGAAAAAATGGCGCGAAGTGCCCAGAGATCGAGTCCGTTCTCTTGCGGCTCCGTTCATTGACAAGAAAGAGATTCTTCGCCGCGCATACCATAAACTTTTGGACCTTTTTTCGTGAATGAGTGGGTTTTTCAAGAAGCGCTTTCTTCGTGAGGAGGAGTCTTTGTTGCAACAAAGAACAGTCGTTTCCCTTGTCGGTGCACGGCCACAATTTATCAAAGAAGCCCTCATTGGAAAACTTGCGAGAGAGCGACACATCTGGCGCCATGTGCTCGTTCACTCCGGGCAGCACTACGACGCCAACATGTCCGACGTGTTCTTTCGGCAGCTCGGCATCGCGTCTCCGGACTATCAACTCGGCGTTGGTTCCGCATCGCACGGCAAACAGACCGGAGATGTCCTTGTCCGCTTCGAGGAATTGCTCGTCGCCGAGCGACCAGACCTTGTTCTTGTCTATGGCGATACGAACACCACGCTTGCGGGGGCGCTCGCGGCGGCAAAACTTCGAATTCCTCTCGCGCACGTAGAGGCGGGGATCCGCCAGGCACCGAAAGACATGCCCGAGGAAATCAACCGGGTGCTCACGGATCACGTGTCGCAATTGCTCTTTTGTTGTTCCGACGCCGCAGCGACGAATCTCCGGGAGGAAAATATTCGCGAAGGTGTGCACGTTGTAGGGGATGTCATGTTCGATGTGTTCAAGGTGATGAAACCGCTCTTCGACCGGGGGGACATATTGAACAAAAACGGCCTCGTGCCCGGCGGCTTCTTTCTCGCCACCGTCCACAGAGATTTCAACGTGGATCACAAGGAGCCCCTGGAAGAAATTCTTTCCGGTCTTCGACGAATTGCCCGCCGGACGTCGTTGCGCTGCGTGCTTCCTCTGCACCCGCGAACAGCCAGAAAAATCGAAGAGTTTTCTCTCCAACCGCTTTTGGAAAGTCTTTGTGTTACGGAACCTTTGGGATATGTTGAACTGATGTCGTTACTTCTACATGCTGCATTTGTCGTCACCGATAGTGGAGGGTTGCAAAAGGAAGCATGGTTCGCTGGCAGGCGTTCTCTCGTGCTCATGCCCGACACAGGCTGGCGCGAACTCATTTCCTGCGGATGGAACGTCCTTTGCGCACCAGCGCAGGAAGAAATGGAACGCAGAGTCCTTGATTTCCTGAGCGAGCGGGTCTCATGCCCCGAGGGTGTCTACGGTTACGGTGATGCGGCGGAGAAAATCGTCGTCGCTATCAAAAAGTTTCTGACGAGCGTTTCACGGTAAAAACGCTCGTTGCTCGTTCATCAAAAGGAGATGACGTTCCCATGTCCGGAAAGAATTTCGCCCTGATCGGTGCCTCAGGATATGTTGCTCCTCGCCATATGCGCGCCATACGAGATACGGGAAACCGACTCGTGGCAGCGACGGATCCTGCGGATTCGGTGGGTATTCTCGACAGTTTCGGTTTCGACATCGCTTTTTTCCCCGAGTTCGAGCGATTCGACCGTCACGTGGAAAAGCTTCGCCGTCTCGGAGAAGAGCGACGGGTTCATTATGTAAGCATCTGTTCTCCCAATTACCTTCACGACGCTCACGTGCGCTTTGCCCTTCGCGTCGGCGCGGATGCGATTTGCGAGAAACCCCTCGTTTTAAACCCTTGGAACCTCGACGCTCTGGCGGAACTGGAACAGGAGACGGGAAAGCGGGTGTACACGGTGCTCCAGCTCCGGCTCCATCCGGTGATCCGTGCGTTGAGGGAGCGCTTTGCGCATGCTTCCGCCTCGGACAAAAAGCACGTGGTCAAGCTTGACTACATCACCTCTCGCGGCAACTGGTACTTTCATTCCTGGAAGGGCGAGGAGCGTAAATCCGGCGGCATCGCCACCAACATCGGCATCCACTTCTTCGACATGTTGCTTTGGATTTTTGGTGCCATGAGAAACTACGAGGTGACGGAGTCGAGCGAGAAGCGGATCGCGGGAAACCTGGATCTCGAGAGGGCGGATGTCTCCTGGCGGCTTTCCATCGACAACAAGGATTTGCCCTCCGAAGTGCGCGAAAAAGGAAAGACCACGTTTCGGTCCATTTTGGTCGATGGAGAGGAAGTGGAGTTCACCGAAGGATTTACCGATCTCCACACGGAGGTCTATCGGGATATCCTCGCCGGGGGTGGCTTCGGCCTTGAAGACGCCCGGCCATCCATCGAGCTGGTGTCCTTGCTGAGAAAACAGAAATAGCCAATGACGTCGTGTGGGTGTGATTTTGGAGAATGTCATGAAGTTCTTGAGGCGTCATGAGGTTGTGAAGAGGAGAGGGAAAAGATGACGACTGAGCAAAATTCCATTCAGGGCGCAAGAGTGCTTGTCATCGGCGGTGCCGGTTTCATCGGTTCCCATGTGGTGGACGAACTCCTGAAGGAAGACGTGGCGGAGATCGTGATCTACGACAATTTCAGCCGGGGGACGCAGGACAACATTGCACAGGCCCTCCGGGATCCCCGCGTCAAAGTCTTTGAGCTGGGGGGAGATATCCTTCAGACGGACATTCTCGACGAGGCGGTCAAGGGCAAGGATTACGTTTTCCATCTCGCCGCTCTCTGGTTGCTTCACTGCTACGACTATCCGCGAAGCGCCTTCCACGTCAACATTGAAGGGACGTTCAACGTCCTTGAGGCCTGTGTCCGTCACAGGGTCAAAAAGCTCATCTACTCTTCCTCGGCCTCCGTCTACGGCGATGCCGTCGAACTTCCCATGACCGAGGAACACCCCTACAACAACAAGACCTTCTACGGGGCCACCAAGATTGCCTGCGAACACATGTGCCGCGCCTATTACAACCGTTACGGCCTCGATTACGTCGGGCTTCGGTACATGAACGTCTACGGAGCTCGTCAGGATTACAAAGGAACCTACATCGCCGTTATCATGAAGATGCTCGACCGCCTCGATCAGGGACTTCCGCCTCAGGTCTACGGCGACGGCTCGCAGGCTTACGACTTCATCTACGTCAGCGACGTCGCCCGGGCGAACATCTGCGCCATGAAGTCCCCGGCCACCGACAGAAACTACAACGTCGGTTCCGGTGTCCAGACATCCATCCTCGATCTCACGAAGATGATTCTCAAGGTTACCGGATCGGATCAGCAGATTCAGTACGAGCCCGCCGGCAAGACCTTCGTCACCAACCGGATCGGGGATCCGCGCCTTGCGAAGGAAGAGCTGGGATTCACCTATACCGTGGAGCTCGAGGAGGGCTTGCGCAGACTGATCGAGTGGCGCAGTGCCCACAAGGAGCTCGTCGAACAGCGAAGAAAGAGGGCCTGACCGTGAGGACGACGATGAAAATACCCATCACGAAACCCTATTTCGACGCGGAGGAGAGGGAAAACATTGTAAAGCCTCTCGATACCGGATGGATCGTGCAGGGGCCGTATGTCGCGGAGTTTCAGGATCGTTTCGCCTTCGGTCTCTGCGCCGACCTCGTAAAAATCCACGAGCTCGCCGACCACTACGAGACCACTACGAAATGAAGATGATCGAAGATTGCGCATGCAGCTTTGGTGGATTCCTCGACGGAAGACACTCCGGCACCTTCGGGTATGCCGGGTGCTTTTCCTTCCACCCGCGCAAGGCCATCACCACTGAAGAGGGCGGCATAATGATCACCGACGACGCCGACGTGGCGCGAAGCGTCTCTTCCCTGCGGGATCACGGCGCGTCCAGATCGGATCGGGAGCGGCACGGCCAGAAGGGGAGCTTTTTTCTTCCCGAGTTCAACGTGGTGGGCTATAACTTCCGTATGACCGATTTTCAGGGTGCCCTGGGTGTCTCCCAGATGAAGAAGGCGGAGATGCTTCTCGAAGGACGCCGGGCTGTGGCGGCGTGGTATGACGAGGCGTTGCGCGAATTCCCCTGGCTTGTGCCTCCTCTCGTTCCCGAAGGCTATGTGTCGGGGTATCAGTCCTACGTGTGCCTTTTCGCCTCTCCGGAAGATCTTTCGAGCCTCACCCGGGATCGCATAGACAGTCTCCATGAAAAAAGAAACGCTTTCATGTCGTTTCTCGAGGAACATGGGGTTTCCACGCGCCAGGGAACCCATGCGGTACACACGCTTGGATATTACAGAGACACCTATGGCCTTTCCGACGAAGACTACCCCATGTCCTACGCGGCGGATCGCCTCAGCGTGGCGTTTCCTCTCTATTTCGGAATGACGGACGAGGAATTCGCCTACGTCATCGATGCCATACGGGCGGGAGGACAGCACTGATGTGCGGTATTTCCGGCGTCTTCAACGTGAACGGAAGGCCCGTCTCGCCGGTGACGCTCCGGAAAATGACCGACGCAATGGCGCACCGGGGCCCCGACGGCGAGGGATTCTACATTGACAGTTTTCTAGGGCTGGGTCATCGGAGGCTCGCCATTATCGATCTTTCCCCTCTGGGACACCAGCCCATGACATCGGACTGCGGACAGTTCGTCATCACCTTCAACGGAGAAGT encodes:
- a CDS encoding Gfo/Idh/MocA family oxidoreductase, producing the protein MSGKNFALIGASGYVAPRHMRAIRDTGNRLVAATDPADSVGILDSFGFDIAFFPEFERFDRHVEKLRRLGEERRVHYVSICSPNYLHDAHVRFALRVGADAICEKPLVLNPWNLDALAELEQETGKRVYTVLQLRLHPVIRALRERFAHASASDKKHVVKLDYITSRGNWYFHSWKGEERKSGGIATNIGIHFFDMLLWIFGAMRNYEVTESSEKRIAGNLDLERADVSWRLSIDNKDLPSEVREKGKTTFRSILVDGEEVEFTEGFTDLHTEVYRDILAGGGFGLEDARPSIELVSLLRKQK
- a CDS encoding NAD-dependent epimerase/dehydratase family protein; the protein is MTTEQNSIQGARVLVIGGAGFIGSHVVDELLKEDVAEIVIYDNFSRGTQDNIAQALRDPRVKVFELGGDILQTDILDEAVKGKDYVFHLAALWLLHCYDYPRSAFHVNIEGTFNVLEACVRHRVKKLIYSSSASVYGDAVELPMTEEHPYNNKTFYGATKIACEHMCRAYYNRYGLDYVGLRYMNVYGARQDYKGTYIAVIMKMLDRLDQGLPPQVYGDGSQAYDFIYVSDVARANICAMKSPATDRNYNVGSGVQTSILDLTKMILKVTGSDQQIQYEPAGKTFVTNRIGDPRLAKEELGFTYTVELEEGLRRLIEWRSAHKELVEQRRKRA
- a CDS encoding DegT/DnrJ/EryC1/StrS family aminotransferase, with translation MKMIEDCACSFGGFLDGRHSGTFGYAGCFSFHPRKAITTEEGGIMITDDADVARSVSSLRDHGASRSDRERHGQKGSFFLPEFNVVGYNFRMTDFQGALGVSQMKKAEMLLEGRRAVAAWYDEALREFPWLVPPLVPEGYVSGYQSYVCLFASPEDLSSLTRDRIDSLHEKRNAFMSFLEEHGVSTRQGTHAVHTLGYYRDTYGLSDEDYPMSYAADRLSVAFPLYFGMTDEEFAYVIDAIRAGGQH